A single Chloracidobacterium sp. DNA region contains:
- a CDS encoding PepSY domain-containing protein: MKFNTKALAQLTLSLTLLAGIVVVSTTTTFAQEKEEKTSTKHAKKAKISLAAARATALQKAPGKVEGEELEKEKGKLVYSFDIRNDRGTISEVWVDAKTGKVIKVEEENAAAEAKEKKEDAKKKP, translated from the coding sequence ATGAAATTTAATACGAAAGCTCTAGCACAATTAACTCTCTCACTGACACTTTTGGCCGGTATCGTCGTCGTTTCGACGACGACCACCTTTGCACAGGAGAAAGAGGAAAAGACGAGTACGAAGCACGCAAAGAAAGCAAAAATAAGCCTTGCGGCGGCCAGAGCAACGGCGTTGCAAAAAGCTCCGGGAAAAGTCGAGGGTGAGGAACTCGAAAAGGAAAAAGGCAAGCTCGTCTATTCCTTCGACATACGGAACGACCGAGGAACGATCAGCGAGGTTTGGGTCGATGCAAAAACCGGCAAGGTCATAAAGGTCGAAGAAGAAAACGCTGCTGCTGAGGCTAAAGAGAAGAAAGAAGACGCGAAAAAGAAGCCCTAG
- a CDS encoding type II restriction endonuclease, whose amino-acid sequence MRPRFELLAASDYIWQMRFLLAIAVIFTALSFNSFSQTSRAEKVELGSNTAKNGFKNEDEIRDKFNNWKTDSEARIWLGAMGFKLTEVEAVAATKPHGEKADVEIVVTTKTGERKEGISIKLVSSPNGFNQIDKRWLAHYVKMWKIPADVEAALKLFVGETPPTKAGRSADRMFLNELDAATQKAVIDFFTANKDMIVSDLFSGDGIHAAGWMMVALKSSEKPRWVLRNDEYAMKFFSSGPVEMTRNGNLKIGRITVQRKGGDGGRDSAKMLQFKINPALLFEGK is encoded by the coding sequence ATGAGACCCAGATTTGAATTGCTCGCGGCCAGCGACTATATTTGGCAAATGCGGTTCTTACTTGCCATTGCGGTTATATTTACAGCTCTGTCTTTCAATTCGTTTAGCCAGACGTCGCGTGCTGAAAAGGTCGAACTCGGATCGAACACTGCCAAGAACGGCTTTAAGAACGAAGACGAGATCCGCGACAAGTTCAATAATTGGAAAACGGACAGTGAAGCACGGATCTGGCTCGGGGCAATGGGCTTTAAGCTGACCGAGGTTGAAGCCGTCGCAGCCACCAAACCCCACGGCGAAAAAGCAGACGTAGAGATCGTGGTGACAACCAAGACCGGCGAACGAAAAGAGGGCATTTCTATCAAACTTGTCTCGAGCCCCAACGGCTTTAACCAGATCGACAAACGCTGGCTCGCACATTACGTGAAAATGTGGAAGATACCCGCAGATGTCGAAGCCGCTCTAAAACTATTTGTAGGTGAAACGCCGCCGACAAAGGCAGGACGATCGGCCGACCGAATGTTCTTAAACGAACTAGACGCCGCAACACAAAAAGCCGTCATTGATTTCTTTACGGCTAACAAAGATATGATCGTCTCAGACCTGTTCTCAGGTGACGGCATTCACGCCGCGGGGTGGATGATGGTTGCCTTAAAATCGAGCGAAAAACCACGTTGGGTTTTGCGAAATGATGAATACGCGATGAAATTCTTTAGTTCGGGCCCTGTTGAAATGACGCGAAACGGCAACCTTAAGATCGGGCGTATCACCGTCCAACGCAAAGGCGGCGACGGCGGCCGCGATTCTGCCAAGATGCTCCAATTCAAGATCAATCCGGCGTTGCTATTTGAAGGAAAATAG
- a CDS encoding DUF389 domain-containing protein, whose protein sequence is MNRILRAFSLRHEKEDFDVVIENVEIGVAFSGTNLWILVFAIFIASLGLNVNSTAVVIGAMLVSPLMGPIMGLGMGMAINDLQLLKKAIFNYGFALIVGLVTSTIYFLLSPINDASSEILARTSPNIYDVLIALFGGLAGILAMSSKQKGNVIPGVAIATALMPPLCTAGYGVANWNFAYFTGALYLFVINTVFIALATLVTTRFLQFPRKHLENAGDEVMAKRIVYGVVLLTLLPSIYFGYDIVQQNRFRQRADQFIEKEAIFPNDYLLKKSIDYKSQTILLTYGGEIISESAIDELRSKLEKYDLTSTKLEIKQGFAILNGTKDDERSKQFEAVLNEKEKELKSLKDKAASIDTERSLGKQIFDELKAQYPSISSCAVQRVVQNSDSEQTPVWIAIITSTAKIEPADRTRITEFLKARVSAPQIFLSFEIAAPPAPN, encoded by the coding sequence ATGAATCGAATATTGAGAGCATTTAGCCTGAGGCACGAAAAAGAAGATTTCGACGTTGTCATTGAGAACGTCGAAATAGGAGTTGCCTTTAGCGGCACTAATCTGTGGATCCTCGTTTTTGCGATCTTTATAGCGTCGCTCGGCCTAAACGTAAACTCAACTGCGGTCGTCATCGGCGCGATGCTCGTATCGCCTTTGATGGGGCCTATAATGGGCCTCGGAATGGGGATGGCGATCAATGACCTTCAGCTACTGAAAAAAGCCATTTTCAATTATGGATTTGCACTCATCGTCGGTCTGGTTACCTCGACGATCTATTTTTTGCTGTCGCCGATCAACGACGCTTCGTCCGAGATACTTGCCCGAACATCGCCTAACATCTATGACGTTCTGATAGCCCTGTTTGGCGGGTTGGCCGGTATTTTGGCGATGTCGAGTAAGCAAAAGGGTAACGTAATCCCCGGCGTCGCTATCGCAACCGCGCTGATGCCGCCGCTCTGCACTGCCGGATATGGTGTGGCGAATTGGAATTTCGCCTATTTTACCGGTGCACTCTATTTGTTCGTTATCAACACAGTATTTATCGCACTTGCGACGCTCGTGACGACTCGATTTTTACAATTCCCGCGCAAGCATCTCGAAAACGCCGGCGACGAAGTGATGGCCAAACGCATCGTTTACGGCGTCGTCCTTTTGACACTGCTGCCAAGCATCTATTTTGGATACGACATCGTTCAACAAAATCGTTTTCGCCAACGAGCAGATCAATTCATTGAAAAGGAAGCTATATTTCCTAATGACTATTTGCTAAAGAAATCAATCGATTACAAATCTCAAACGATTCTGCTGACATATGGCGGCGAGATCATTTCGGAGAGTGCGATCGACGAATTGCGTTCAAAACTCGAAAAGTACGACCTGACATCTACTAAGCTGGAGATAAAACAGGGATTTGCGATCCTCAATGGCACAAAAGATGATGAGCGATCAAAGCAATTCGAAGCCGTGTTGAACGAAAAGGAAAAGGAACTCAAGTCCCTAAAGGATAAGGCAGCGTCGATCGACACCGAGAGATCGCTCGGCAAACAGATATTTGACGAGTTGAAAGCACAATATCCGTCCATAAGTTCGTGTGCAGTGCAACGAGTCGTCCAAAACAGCGACTCCGAACAAACTCCGGTGTGGATCGCGATCATCACGTCAACGGCAAAGATCGAGCCGGCCGACCGAACCCGCATCACCGAATTTCTTAAGGCCCGGGTGAGTGCTCCGCAAATATTTCTCTCTTTTGAGATCGCTGCTCCGCCCGCGCCCAACTAA
- a CDS encoding barstar family protein has protein sequence MEIFADIPEYWQRIDYALMQNGPMNLYYRNEILDSDIDSLKGLGYLIEIFDCSKWENNGLMYDAFAEQLKFPDYFGRNLAALNDCLCDLEMPEEGGRALVFKNYDQFAKIDGEIAQIVLDIIHSRSYSYLLTGHRLIGLVQSNDPCISFEVGSQGVQWNHREWLKSSRGL, from the coding sequence ATGGAAATTTTTGCAGATATTCCTGAGTACTGGCAAAGGATCGATTACGCGCTAATGCAAAACGGCCCGATGAATCTCTATTATCGCAATGAGATTCTCGATTCAGATATCGATTCTCTAAAAGGGCTCGGTTATTTGATTGAAATATTTGACTGCTCGAAATGGGAGAACAATGGTTTGATGTATGATGCTTTCGCTGAGCAACTGAAATTTCCAGATTACTTTGGGAGAAATCTCGCTGCTTTAAATGACTGCTTGTGCGACCTTGAAATGCCCGAAGAAGGTGGACGAGCTTTGGTTTTTAAGAACTACGATCAGTTCGCAAAAATCGATGGGGAAATTGCCCAAATCGTCCTTGACATCATTCATTCGAGGTCATACAGCTATCTATTGACGGGACACCGACTTATTGGATTAGTTCAATCAAACGATCCGTGCATATCCTTTGAGGTAGGTTCCCAAGGTGTCCAATGGAACCACAGAGAATGGCTAAAAAGCAGCAGAGGATTGTAA
- a CDS encoding glycosyltransferase: MVERSPKSVHITNYYHKDSGGISTFYNKLLEAANRHHRCVRLIVPGENSTVEEVGDFGRIYYVKAFKSPVIDNRYRLLTPLNYLQTGTPIREILSAEKPDIIEIGEKYLLSLLAGVIRTGHFKEVGRPVLIHFSHERMDDNLRAFVSKGKFFNWFSRQLVRNYILPMFDYHIANSNYTAGELTAGLTPSPSPLSYAEVFSNFCSRKLNAGALRSTGDVKVSNCGADFQFYNSYQRNDKVRRQLLIDAGFPEDARVILYAGRISPEKNISLIPTIFQLLQGSDLCSANQGKYRLLILGSGPLSDWLEDELNRLTPGQFKMMGHLADKTKLAEVYANSDAFFHPNPCEPFGIGPLEAMAANLPVVLPNTGGVMSYASSDNAWLVGPAPEQYVTAIQEILCNDAERTRRTENAVTTARDNSWGLATDRLFALYDEMIAEFEERNGEQSEGADRPIIRTFSDQASDRIVR; this comes from the coding sequence ATGGTTGAAAGATCGCCAAAGTCTGTCCATATTACAAATTACTATCATAAAGATTCGGGCGGTATCAGCACCTTTTACAACAAGCTACTTGAGGCCGCTAACCGGCACCATCGATGTGTTCGGCTAATCGTCCCGGGCGAGAACAGTACCGTCGAGGAGGTCGGTGATTTCGGGCGCATATATTATGTAAAGGCCTTCAAATCACCTGTAATTGATAACCGGTACCGATTACTCACCCCGCTAAACTATCTTCAGACGGGAACCCCGATCCGCGAAATACTCTCAGCCGAGAAGCCGGACATAATCGAGATCGGCGAAAAGTATCTGCTTTCTCTGCTCGCGGGTGTCATAAGGACGGGCCATTTCAAAGAAGTCGGCAGGCCGGTGCTGATCCATTTCTCGCACGAGCGTATGGACGACAATCTTCGTGCGTTCGTCTCAAAGGGTAAATTTTTCAATTGGTTTTCGCGTCAGTTGGTACGAAATTATATTCTGCCGATGTTCGACTACCATATCGCAAACTCCAATTATACCGCGGGTGAGCTAACTGCCGGATTAACGCCGAGTCCGAGTCCGCTGTCGTATGCCGAGGTCTTCTCGAACTTTTGTTCGCGAAAGCTGAATGCAGGAGCACTTCGCTCGACGGGCGACGTCAAAGTCAGCAATTGTGGGGCAGATTTTCAATTTTACAACTCATATCAGCGAAACGACAAAGTTCGCCGACAGCTGCTTATCGATGCCGGTTTCCCGGAGGACGCCAGGGTCATTCTATACGCAGGGCGAATATCTCCGGAGAAAAACATATCGTTAATTCCGACCATCTTTCAACTACTTCAGGGCTCCGATCTGTGTTCGGCCAATCAGGGTAAATACCGGCTATTGATATTGGGAAGCGGCCCGCTCTCCGACTGGCTCGAAGATGAGCTAAACAGGCTCACGCCCGGACAATTCAAGATGATGGGCCATTTGGCTGACAAAACTAAACTGGCCGAGGTCTACGCAAATAGCGATGCATTTTTTCATCCAAACCCTTGTGAGCCTTTTGGGATCGGCCCGCTTGAGGCGATGGCGGCTAACTTGCCGGTCGTTCTGCCAAACACCGGCGGCGTAATGTCATACGCGAGTTCTGACAACGCCTGGCTGGTCGGCCCGGCTCCGGAACAATACGTGACGGCAATTCAGGAGATTCTATGCAACGATGCGGAACGAACCCGCCGCACAGAAAACGCCGTAACTACCGCAAGAGACAATTCGTGGGGACTTGCCACAGACCGATTGTTTGCACTATATGACGAAATGATCGCTGAGTTCGAAGAGCGGAATGGAGAGCAGTCTGAAGGTGCCGATCGCCCCATTATCCGGACTTTTTCGGATCAGGCCTCGGATCGCATAGTTCGCTAA
- a CDS encoding HAMP domain-containing protein gives MFSSIRVKLTLWYTFALALVIIAFSALVYLSFVRALRSDTDANLVEMAKNFVIGVDAEQSDEERKQQPSESIAEAMDAFRFRDYRFAVISSNEKLIGKTIDFDFPNDLKSGMPESFVDHVIKDEPYRVFQHSFQIDGNTFHLFVFHPLGDSLELEARLRYTLLIVAPIALLLAGIGGYFVARRSFRPIQQMSARANLITSQNLHERLPVINRKDELGNLATVFNDLLDRLDKSFEQQRRFMADASHELRTPLAIVRGESEVALSKSERTAAEYQESLSIVHDESKRLTRIVEDLFTLARADSGNFAVNFSEVYLDEIAGECVHSIRTLADKRNIGIEFVANEMLVTGDESLLRRLLINLLDNAVKYNHDNGRISITTKDQHLTVTNTGPQIPADEQAEIFGRFYRADKGRQRGNESSTSGAGLGLAISKWISEIHDAELVLERSDKSGTSFTVRFPQAK, from the coding sequence ATGTTTAGTTCTATCAGAGTCAAGCTGACGCTGTGGTACACATTCGCCTTGGCTCTGGTGATCATCGCCTTCAGCGCGCTCGTGTATTTGTCATTTGTCCGTGCTTTGCGCTCAGACACCGATGCCAATTTGGTTGAGATGGCTAAGAATTTTGTCATCGGGGTCGATGCCGAACAAAGCGACGAAGAACGGAAGCAACAGCCGTCAGAGAGTATTGCTGAGGCAATGGACGCATTCCGCTTTCGCGACTACCGATTCGCGGTTATATCGAGCAACGAAAAACTAATTGGTAAGACTATCGACTTCGACTTTCCGAACGACTTGAAAAGCGGAATGCCTGAATCATTCGTGGATCACGTAATAAAGGATGAGCCTTATCGTGTTTTTCAACACTCGTTTCAGATCGATGGAAACACTTTTCACCTATTTGTTTTTCACCCGTTAGGCGATAGCCTCGAGCTCGAAGCCCGCCTCAGATACACGCTATTGATCGTTGCCCCGATTGCTCTTTTGTTAGCTGGAATCGGCGGGTATTTTGTCGCTCGCCGCAGTTTTCGCCCAATTCAGCAAATGAGTGCTCGAGCCAATTTGATAACATCGCAGAATTTACACGAGCGATTACCGGTCATAAATAGAAAAGATGAACTCGGCAATCTCGCCACCGTATTTAATGATCTGTTAGATCGTTTGGACAAGTCTTTTGAGCAGCAGCGGCGATTTATGGCGGATGCCTCACACGAGTTGCGAACTCCCCTTGCCATCGTTCGAGGTGAATCTGAAGTTGCCCTTAGCAAGTCCGAGAGAACCGCTGCAGAGTATCAGGAATCTCTATCGATCGTACACGATGAGAGCAAGCGTTTGACACGTATCGTCGAAGATCTATTCACACTTGCCCGGGCAGATTCGGGAAATTTCGCGGTAAATTTTTCGGAAGTCTATCTCGACGAAATTGCCGGCGAATGTGTACATTCGATCCGAACCCTGGCAGACAAGCGAAATATCGGAATCGAATTTGTTGCCAACGAAATGCTCGTAACGGGTGACGAATCGCTGCTTCGACGGCTGTTGATAAACCTTCTCGACAATGCCGTCAAGTATAACCACGATAATGGCCGCATTTCTATAACGACCAAGGATCAACATCTAACCGTTACCAACACCGGCCCGCAAATTCCCGCCGATGAGCAAGCTGAGATCTTCGGACGTTTCTATCGCGCCGATAAGGGAAGGCAGCGAGGCAACGAATCTTCGACCAGCGGTGCCGGACTCGGACTGGCCATTTCAAAGTGGATCAGCGAGATACACGATGCCGAATTGGTTCTGGAACGATCGGACAAGTCCGGCACGTCATTTACTGTCCGATTCCCACAAGCAAAATAA
- a CDS encoding OsmC family protein — protein MLRKASAEWSGGIKDGVGKISTESGVLKDTQYSFSTRFEDGAGTNPEELIAAAHAGCFSMALSGQLGAAGLTADSISTTSSVRIEKLDSGFTITKIHLDVTAKIPGADDAAFQTAAENAKSGCPVSKLFNAEITMDAKLDN, from the coding sequence ATGTTAAGAAAAGCATCGGCGGAGTGGAGTGGCGGGATCAAGGACGGTGTTGGCAAGATCTCGACCGAAAGTGGTGTGCTCAAGGACACACAGTATTCATTTAGTACTCGATTTGAGGATGGAGCCGGGACCAACCCCGAGGAGTTGATCGCGGCGGCCCACGCGGGTTGTTTCTCGATGGCTCTGTCGGGGCAATTGGGTGCGGCCGGACTGACGGCAGACAGCATCAGTACCACCTCGTCAGTACGGATCGAAAAACTCGATTCCGGGTTCACGATCACAAAGATCCATCTCGACGTGACCGCCAAGATTCCCGGCGCCGATGATGCCGCGTTCCAGACTGCTGCGGAAAATGCCAAGTCAGGCTGCCCCGTGTCAAAGCTCTTCAACGCCGAGATCACGATGGATGCCAAACTCGACAATTAG
- a CDS encoding SpoIID/LytB domain-containing protein, which yields MKYFRKSLLVFWTAVLSSTVMASGESELFKLAGEPLIRIGLSTNSGSVTITTADSSLVSVSPDEQSKFLATNRVTVSARAYRAPEIENYRIEFQNLPTQNEATTLAREIRDATGETAFASIDTPTNTWKVWVGSIKDSIIDADELKAKLAENGFDDAVTITEKKTAVSSDAIALSQQIKTQGASEVRSLIKTTGSANPMVTGSVDPNLREVIVNTPVAAASFRSLKSVAFGSLNERANPVRLNGKAYRGKIEVFVNAKGGLTVVNVVPLEEYLLGVVPSELGLPAIEAQKAQAVAARTYAVANIGGYGKQGFDMVPTISSQVYKGVSIETKMGTQAVRETRGMVATYQGKPIMAYYTSTCGGRTESSENIFDHAEPYLVGVECSLEGHRHFEPFLIKTNRALSDIRDEGNLELVRLMSKLAVNGFQLSAGQMTDDWFDSVPTESEMSNWLGNLAVKFGKPSPIVNRETAKPAELAKALAGLIYAPGYADTMLTESDINYNLAIVDAAEIPRERRAEIALLLRDGYFSLNPDLTFRPNMPLTRGRVLRLIRKIYEKKKWMPEMQTATAGTSVDGKLMLRSGKTDRPLAIRPDIFLFRGFGGTFYPVREVALLGGEKLSYQLDALGAVKYLEVEPTDSPTTAERMSPWTLWNKSASAGDVQSRLSRYVRGIGTLYDVNIKKVGYSRRPIELEIVGSNGIKTLKGGKIRSALRLPEQLFVMNKRYSGSTVASYTFTGRGWGHGVGMCQFGAFGLAKMGVKYDEIIKHYYTGVELTRSY from the coding sequence ATGAAGTATTTTCGCAAGTCGCTATTGGTGTTTTGGACAGCGGTATTGAGTTCAACCGTGATGGCATCGGGTGAATCTGAGTTGTTCAAGTTGGCGGGTGAACCGCTGATACGGATCGGCCTTTCGACAAATTCGGGGTCGGTAACGATCACAACGGCCGACTCGTCGTTGGTCTCCGTCAGCCCCGACGAACAGAGCAAGTTTTTGGCGACTAATCGAGTGACTGTTTCTGCAAGAGCGTACCGAGCGCCGGAGATCGAGAATTATCGTATCGAATTCCAAAATCTGCCGACGCAGAACGAAGCGACAACACTTGCCAGAGAAATACGCGATGCTACGGGCGAGACCGCGTTTGCGAGTATCGACACGCCGACCAATACTTGGAAGGTATGGGTCGGATCGATCAAAGATTCGATCATCGATGCCGACGAACTAAAGGCCAAACTAGCGGAAAACGGATTTGATGACGCAGTTACGATAACCGAGAAAAAGACGGCCGTGTCATCTGATGCCATTGCTCTGTCTCAACAAATAAAGACACAGGGAGCGAGTGAGGTCCGAAGTTTGATCAAGACTACGGGTTCGGCGAACCCGATGGTTACGGGAAGTGTCGATCCGAATCTGCGCGAGGTCATCGTCAATACACCGGTAGCTGCAGCAAGTTTCCGTTCGCTGAAATCCGTGGCCTTCGGTTCGCTGAATGAACGTGCTAATCCCGTTCGGCTCAACGGCAAGGCTTATCGAGGAAAGATCGAGGTTTTTGTCAATGCAAAGGGCGGCCTCACCGTGGTCAACGTTGTACCGCTCGAAGAATATCTGCTCGGCGTGGTGCCTAGTGAACTGGGATTGCCGGCGATCGAGGCTCAAAAGGCTCAGGCTGTCGCTGCCCGAACCTATGCGGTCGCCAATATCGGCGGCTACGGCAAGCAAGGCTTTGATATGGTGCCGACGATCTCGTCTCAGGTCTATAAGGGCGTTTCCATCGAAACCAAGATGGGCACGCAGGCCGTTAGGGAGACCCGCGGAATGGTGGCGACATATCAGGGCAAGCCGATAATGGCCTATTACACATCGACTTGCGGCGGCCGTACTGAGAGTAGTGAGAATATTTTCGATCACGCCGAACCTTATTTAGTCGGTGTCGAATGCTCGCTCGAGGGCCATCGGCATTTCGAGCCGTTTTTGATCAAAACGAACCGAGCTTTGTCTGATATTCGCGACGAAGGAAACCTGGAACTTGTACGCCTGATGTCAAAATTGGCTGTAAACGGCTTTCAACTTTCGGCCGGTCAGATGACCGACGATTGGTTTGATAGTGTTCCGACCGAAAGTGAGATGTCGAATTGGCTTGGTAACCTAGCAGTTAAATTCGGTAAACCGAGTCCAATCGTAAACCGCGAAACCGCTAAGCCGGCTGAACTGGCCAAGGCCCTGGCCGGCCTGATATACGCGCCTGGCTATGCGGATACGATGCTGACCGAATCGGACATCAATTATAACCTCGCGATCGTTGATGCGGCTGAAATACCTCGCGAACGCCGGGCTGAGATCGCGTTGTTGCTTCGCGACGGATATTTTTCGCTTAATCCTGACCTTACGTTTCGCCCGAATATGCCTCTGACGCGGGGCCGAGTGCTGCGCCTTATTCGCAAGATATACGAAAAGAAAAAATGGATGCCGGAAATGCAGACCGCAACTGCCGGCACCAGCGTTGACGGTAAACTGATGCTTCGTAGCGGTAAGACCGATCGTCCGCTGGCAATTCGGCCGGATATATTTCTGTTTCGAGGCTTTGGGGGCACATTTTATCCCGTTCGCGAGGTCGCACTGCTCGGCGGTGAGAAATTGAGTTACCAATTGGATGCTCTCGGCGCCGTTAAGTATCTGGAGGTCGAACCGACGGACAGCCCGACGACCGCCGAGCGAATGTCACCCTGGACGCTCTGGAACAAATCCGCATCCGCAGGCGATGTTCAATCCCGCCTCTCGCGCTATGTCCGAGGTATCGGCACTTTATACGATGTGAATATCAAAAAAGTCGGCTACTCCCGCCGTCCGATCGAACTTGAGATAGTCGGTTCAAATGGTATCAAAACACTCAAAGGCGGCAAGATACGATCAGCACTGCGTCTACCTGAACAGCTTTTTGTGATGAACAAACGATATTCAGGCAGCACGGTTGCGAGCTATACGTTCACCGGACGAGGTTGGGGTCACGGTGTCGGTATGTGCCAATTCGGAGCATTTGGCCTGGCGAAAATGGGCGTTAAGTACGATGAGATCATCAAGCATTACTACACGGGCGTCGAACTGACCAGATCGTACTAA
- a CDS encoding response regulator, translating into MRVLLVEDDFRIAGFVAKGLRESAYAVDVAGDGEDGLYQAEINDYDLIILDVNLPRKDGFDVCRQLRETGNRAPILMLTARDAVDDKIIGLDHGADDYLTKPFEFRELLARLRALSRRHSEIRSPKIVVADLEIDTISQRVCRCGTRIELTSKEYALLEFLAINRGKVVGREAISTHVWDDNFDAFSNLIEVYVKRLRTKMDEGFPIQLIRTRRGAGYILDDV; encoded by the coding sequence ATGCGTGTACTTTTGGTCGAGGATGATTTTCGAATCGCTGGTTTTGTTGCTAAGGGTTTGCGTGAAAGTGCGTATGCCGTCGATGTTGCAGGAGATGGTGAGGACGGACTATATCAAGCCGAAATAAACGATTACGACCTGATCATCCTCGATGTAAATCTCCCACGTAAGGACGGTTTCGATGTGTGTCGACAATTGAGAGAAACTGGCAACCGGGCACCCATTTTGATGCTCACGGCACGCGACGCGGTCGATGATAAGATCATCGGGCTCGATCACGGTGCGGACGATTACCTTACCAAGCCCTTTGAATTTCGCGAATTGCTTGCTCGTCTCCGAGCCTTGTCGCGACGGCATAGTGAGATCAGATCACCCAAGATCGTTGTCGCTGATCTTGAGATCGACACAATATCACAACGAGTTTGTCGATGCGGAACACGGATCGAGTTGACGTCGAAAGAGTACGCACTTCTCGAATTTCTTGCTATTAACAGAGGAAAAGTTGTTGGACGCGAAGCGATTTCGACACACGTTTGGGACGATAATTTTGACGCCTTTTCAAATCTGATAGAGGTTTATGTCAAACGCCTGCGAACAAAAATGGACGAAGGTTTTCCGATTCAATTGATCCGCACACGACGCGGCGCCGGTTACATACTTGACGATGTTTAG
- a CDS encoding DUF3224 domain-containing protein gives MTAKGTFDVKAIPQPVDDAAAGPFGRLFLDKKYQGDIDAVSLGQMMGAQTETEGSGAYVALEKVTGKLDGKKGSFMLMHSGTMQKGGVYVLNVEVVPDSGTDELVGLAGKMKIIIEGGKHLYEFIYSFEKK, from the coding sequence ATGACAGCGAAAGGTACCTTTGATGTAAAAGCTATTCCTCAGCCGGTGGACGACGCGGCCGCCGGTCCATTCGGGAGACTGTTTCTGGACAAGAAATATCAAGGCGACATCGACGCAGTCAGTCTGGGGCAAATGATGGGAGCACAAACCGAAACGGAAGGCTCGGGTGCTTATGTCGCTCTCGAAAAGGTAACGGGCAAGCTCGATGGCAAGAAGGGAAGCTTTATGCTGATGCACAGCGGCACGATGCAAAAGGGCGGTGTTTACGTCCTAAATGTGGAAGTCGTTCCTGATTCGGGCACGGATGAACTGGTTGGTCTTGCCGGAAAGATGAAGATCATCATCGAGGGCGGCAAGCACCTTTACGAATTCATCTATTCATTCGAAAAGAAGTAG